Proteins encoded together in one Candidatus Neomarinimicrobiota bacterium window:
- a CDS encoding DUF4876 domain-containing protein, whose product MKKYTLLFSMLFLFTWACVDVPESPHSAHFNLKIQLQDTTVFSTGSFNSTEGATVTLLSLTDGNKFTAVTDSQGVVLFNAILPDRYSISVSRPLKTEEIWEVLNRNEMWTLNGDSSNVILFAEPGETLTLTVPLARSRSGSLVISEIYYSGSKPDPIPNYFHDQFLEIYNNSETIQYLDSLIICDTDYGFADDQYLHAIHAYMFPGTGTDYPLEPGEAVIIAQDAINHAQYNKSSIDLTDADFEYYVKDQGDVNNPNAVDMIQVHHKYGIDFLYSVFNDAILLVKVKDPYQYGYDNFERLLIPVTSVIDGVDYRENTSLMDKKRLSPAIDAGLTGGMPAYTTQSVSRIVDTVAVDGRVILKDSNNSSFDFIISQSLTPGEVPQ is encoded by the coding sequence ATGAAAAAGTATACCCTTTTGTTCAGCATGCTGTTCCTTTTTACCTGGGCTTGTGTGGATGTCCCCGAATCCCCCCATTCAGCCCATTTTAACCTGAAAATTCAGTTGCAGGATACCACGGTTTTCAGTACCGGTTCCTTTAATAGTACGGAAGGGGCTACCGTAACCCTCCTCTCACTGACTGATGGAAACAAGTTTACAGCCGTCACCGATTCGCAGGGAGTGGTTCTTTTCAATGCTATCCTTCCTGACCGTTACAGCATCTCTGTCTCCCGCCCCTTGAAAACGGAAGAAATCTGGGAAGTTCTGAACCGGAACGAAATGTGGACCCTGAATGGGGATTCTTCCAACGTGATCCTTTTTGCCGAGCCCGGAGAAACCCTTACGTTAACCGTTCCCCTTGCACGGTCCCGCTCCGGAAGCCTGGTGATTTCTGAAATTTATTACAGCGGGTCTAAACCCGACCCCATCCCCAATTACTTTCATGACCAATTTCTGGAAATTTACAATAACTCCGAAACCATTCAGTATCTGGACAGCCTCATCATTTGCGATACGGATTATGGTTTTGCCGATGATCAATACCTTCATGCCATCCATGCCTATATGTTTCCTGGGACAGGGACCGATTATCCTCTGGAGCCCGGCGAGGCTGTGATTATTGCCCAGGATGCCATTAATCACGCCCAATACAATAAGAGTTCCATCGATCTTACGGACGCAGATTTTGAATACTATGTGAAAGACCAGGGAGATGTGAACAACCCCAATGCTGTAGATATGATCCAGGTTCATCATAAGTACGGTATTGATTTTCTCTATTCCGTTTTTAATGATGCGATTCTTCTTGTAAAAGTCAAAGATCCCTATCAATACGGTTATGACAATTTTGAGCGCCTGTTGATTCCCGTGACCAGTGTGATTGACGGGGTAGATTATCGGGAGAACACTTCCCTTATGGATAAAAAGCGGCTGAGTCCTGCCATCGATGCAGGACTTACAGGTGGCATGCCGGCCTATACAACCCAGTCTGTTTCCCGGATTGTGGATACGGTCGCCGTGGATGGACGGGTCATCCTGAAAGACAGCAACAACAGCAGTTTTGATTTCATTATCAGCCAATCGCTCACCCCAGGGGAGGTGCCCCAATGA
- a CDS encoding TonB-dependent receptor: MRVFRKIILTTFCMASLLMGADTGLLRGTVLDEKGSPLQAANVMIPGQKTGCSTDENGYFSIRLKAGNVPFTVSYMGYKTYSDTITIPPEGSRNVTVQMVLDYFKIGDVVVLAERELLPDAVETSTRINSGEIEHLQASSLGDVMLLVPGQRFENPGMAEKKQVSIRNNVTDSDAESNELFGTQIIIDNIPLSNNANLQLDTKTTTSSGDVLATANSGLDMRQIPADNLEKVEVIRGIPSVKYGDLTSGIVNVKTKTGLRQHSLKIKYNFNNQEANLGGGFSLFGQQIDYNANYAHSVRNIRIPEENYSRLAGQISMTSVLMDNILTLKNRLYYTRSFDERGLRPDDLYQTVKYNRDYTLRFSNQSTYLLSTFQKLDYNFSVNMTRQNSYRKQLISTDHTYISDRMTEGWQEGIYVQNYMSELSVKGRAWNIYQDLSYNQELILNKTTHTFLAGITWRLEFNDGEGRIYDPLKPPTVNSNKRERPRPYDDIPGLSTTSFYAEDKIEGRFLVNYQLNLGVRYDMYGKNRFAGTDHGSGLSPRINLMLSPFRDTRFRIGYGRTSKSPSLGMLYPNPIYFDVDDINDILNDRVIVSTYIYNLENPNLKASVQNKIEASIDQKIGNFGISLTAFSNVTDQGFATTLTRPIFEYKYDRDDPAMPVRDSVFTTYSVWENSLTTYSRGIEASIQSRPLAPLNMQFRLEGSYIYTTSEKENAYDYATSYRYDPTLDERIKPYWKPITMEADKFLINYILDFRLKDLGAWATLSAQQVVFDRDRFLGLEDSLAVGYLTPGGNRVLLTEEEGSAFVRSQPAYNFRTENIQNIWVFNFRATKGLGDNARLSFFVNNFFNSHPLYRRKRTPVESYLKQNPDLYFGLELSVQMNPLFSLGEGKE; the protein is encoded by the coding sequence ATGAGAGTCTTCCGGAAAATCATACTCACGACTTTTTGCATGGCATCTCTTTTGATGGGAGCTGATACGGGTTTGTTGCGGGGAACGGTTCTTGATGAAAAGGGCAGCCCGCTTCAGGCGGCCAATGTCATGATACCCGGTCAGAAAACGGGCTGCAGTACGGACGAAAATGGATATTTCAGTATCCGTCTAAAAGCAGGAAATGTCCCTTTTACCGTATCCTACATGGGGTATAAAACCTACTCCGATACGATTACGATCCCTCCGGAAGGTTCCAGAAATGTTACCGTTCAAATGGTTCTGGATTATTTCAAAATCGGCGATGTTGTGGTTCTGGCCGAACGGGAACTGCTCCCGGATGCCGTGGAAACCAGCACGCGGATCAACAGCGGTGAAATTGAACACCTGCAGGCTTCCAGCCTTGGGGATGTGATGCTCCTGGTGCCCGGGCAACGTTTTGAAAATCCCGGTATGGCAGAAAAGAAGCAGGTTTCTATCCGAAATAATGTGACGGACAGTGATGCGGAATCGAATGAACTGTTCGGTACACAAATCATTATTGATAATATTCCTCTGTCCAACAATGCCAATTTACAGCTGGATACTAAAACAACCACAAGCAGCGGCGATGTGCTGGCAACTGCCAACTCCGGTCTGGATATGAGACAAATTCCCGCCGATAACCTGGAAAAGGTTGAAGTTATCCGCGGGATCCCCTCTGTGAAATACGGTGACCTCACGTCCGGTATCGTGAATGTCAAAACAAAAACCGGTCTTCGGCAACACAGCCTGAAAATCAAATACAATTTCAACAACCAGGAAGCAAATCTGGGAGGCGGTTTTTCTCTTTTCGGACAACAAATCGATTATAATGCCAATTATGCTCACAGTGTGCGCAATATCCGTATCCCGGAAGAAAATTATTCGCGCTTGGCCGGTCAGATCAGCATGACCTCCGTCCTTATGGATAATATCCTCACACTGAAAAACAGACTCTATTATACACGTTCTTTTGATGAACGGGGACTCCGTCCGGATGATCTGTACCAAACGGTGAAATATAACCGGGATTACACACTGCGTTTCAGTAACCAAAGTACCTATCTGCTCTCCACTTTCCAAAAATTGGATTACAATTTTTCCGTCAATATGACCCGGCAGAATTCATACCGGAAACAGCTTATCAGTACGGACCATACCTATATATCGGACAGAATGACCGAAGGATGGCAGGAGGGTATATATGTTCAGAATTATATGTCTGAACTCTCTGTGAAGGGCAGGGCCTGGAATATTTATCAGGATTTAAGTTATAACCAGGAACTCATCCTCAATAAAACAACCCACACCTTTCTTGCAGGTATAACCTGGCGTCTGGAATTTAATGATGGTGAAGGAAGGATCTACGATCCCCTGAAACCGCCGACAGTAAACAGCAATAAACGGGAGCGCCCCCGGCCCTATGACGATATCCCCGGCCTTTCCACAACCAGTTTTTATGCCGAAGACAAGATTGAAGGCCGGTTTCTCGTAAATTATCAATTGAATCTGGGGGTTCGTTATGATATGTATGGCAAAAATCGCTTTGCCGGGACGGATCACGGCTCCGGCCTGAGTCCGAGAATTAACCTCATGCTCTCCCCCTTCCGGGATACCCGTTTCCGCATTGGCTACGGACGGACCTCCAAAAGTCCCTCCCTCGGCATGCTTTACCCCAATCCCATCTACTTTGATGTGGATGATATCAATGATATTCTCAACGACCGGGTTATTGTATCCACCTATATATACAACCTGGAAAATCCGAATCTGAAAGCGTCCGTACAAAATAAGATTGAAGCCAGCATTGACCAGAAAATCGGGAATTTCGGCATTTCCCTGACAGCCTTCAGCAATGTGACGGACCAGGGCTTTGCAACCACATTGACCCGGCCGATCTTTGAATATAAATATGACCGGGATGATCCCGCCATGCCGGTGAGGGATTCTGTTTTTACCACCTATTCCGTTTGGGAAAACAGCCTGACCACCTATTCCCGGGGAATTGAAGCCAGTATACAATCCAGACCCCTGGCCCCCCTGAACATGCAGTTCCGGCTGGAAGGATCTTATATCTATACGACCAGCGAAAAAGAAAATGCCTATGATTATGCCACCTCCTATCGCTATGATCCCACCCTGGATGAACGGATCAAACCCTATTGGAAACCCATCACCATGGAAGCGGATAAATTTCTGATTAACTACATCCTGGATTTCAGGCTCAAGGATCTGGGCGCCTGGGCGACTCTTTCCGCACAGCAGGTAGTGTTTGACAGGGATCGCTTCCTGGGGCTGGAGGATTCCCTGGCAGTGGGGTATCTTACCCCCGGCGGGAACAGGGTGCTCCTCACGGAAGAAGAAGGATCTGCCTTTGTCCGGTCACAACCGGCATATAATTTCAGAACTGAAAATATTCAAAATATCTGGGTCTTTAACTTCAGGGCGACAAAAGGACTCGGCGACAATGCCCGGCTCAGCTTTTTTGTGAATAATTTCTTTAATTCCCACCCCCTGTACCGGCGAAAGCGGACTCCTGTTGAATCCTACCTGAAACAAAATCCGGACCTCTATTTCGGCCTTGAACTGAGTGTCCAGATGAATCCTCTGTTCTCACTCGGGGAGGGTAAAGAATGA
- a CDS encoding FAD:protein FMN transferase, with product MKHNLKSLLLILSLTVLVTHCELPGTVTKWSGQTMGTFYHVSVYGPAMDKASHLQIHDGIDSVLQSMNKQMNTWDPESEISRFNRLKESDTLEISSEFIRVLEISKSVWKESGGAFDPTVGPLVDLWGFGAGSKEKKAPDLNEIKTCLEYTGFDLIGWDNTKLTKNDSRVRLDLAAVAKGFGVDAVSRYLKSRGFMNHLVEIGGEVFACGKVKNRSWRLGIDRPDDNALPGENLSSIISISGQGVATSGDYRNFYMDKGRRISHTINPKTGEPVTHTLASVTIIAPDCARADAIATACIVMGNEAPDWLESLDSVEGYFIFRQDSVTIQEKMTNGFGRFLVK from the coding sequence ATGAAACACAATCTTAAATCTCTTTTGCTGATCCTATCCCTCACAGTGCTTGTAACGCATTGTGAGCTGCCCGGAACTGTAACAAAATGGTCCGGTCAGACGATGGGGACTTTTTATCATGTCAGTGTTTATGGTCCGGCGATGGATAAAGCCAGCCATCTTCAGATTCATGACGGCATCGATTCCGTGTTGCAATCCATGAATAAACAGATGAACACCTGGGATCCTGAAAGTGAGATTTCACGGTTTAACCGCCTGAAAGAAAGTGATACCCTGGAGATCTCTTCCGAATTTATCCGGGTGTTGGAAATATCCAAGTCTGTTTGGAAGGAGTCTGGAGGTGCTTTTGATCCCACCGTAGGCCCGCTGGTGGATTTGTGGGGATTCGGCGCCGGTTCAAAGGAGAAAAAAGCCCCGGATCTCAATGAAATAAAAACCTGCCTGGAATACACAGGATTTGATTTGATCGGATGGGATAACACGAAACTGACGAAAAATGATTCACGTGTCCGGCTGGATTTAGCAGCGGTAGCAAAAGGATTTGGCGTGGATGCTGTTTCCCGTTATCTGAAAAGCCGTGGATTCATGAATCATCTGGTTGAGATTGGCGGGGAAGTGTTTGCCTGTGGAAAGGTGAAGAATCGTTCATGGCGTCTGGGCATAGACAGGCCGGATGACAACGCGCTCCCGGGTGAAAATCTCAGCTCAATCATATCCATTTCAGGACAAGGTGTGGCTACATCCGGAGATTACCGCAATTTTTATATGGATAAAGGTCGAAGAATTTCTCATACCATCAATCCCAAAACCGGTGAACCTGTGACGCATACCTTAGCCAGTGTAACCATTATCGCCCCGGATTGTGCCCGGGCCGATGCCATCGCAACAGCGTGTATCGTGATGGGAAATGAAGCGCCGGATTGGCTGGAAAGCCTGGATTCCGTGGAGGGATATTTCATTTTCAGACAGGATTCCGTCACGATTCAGGAAAAAATGACCAACGGATTTGGTCGTTTTCTTGTCAAATAG
- a CDS encoding DUF2924 domain-containing protein produces MMDMRTILIDFDVHKEIERRRRSFKETPNDVLRRNFGLPALMPDETEKKREEPGLAVRGTVIPNGTKLRGTYKGIQYYAEVNEGQIIFNGKKFKSPSAAVMDITHVNTNGWVFWEYYDAVNSEWQILKTLREKAQDPM; encoded by the coding sequence ATGATGGATATGCGAACCATTCTGATCGATTTCGATGTACATAAAGAAATAGAACGCCGCCGCCGTTCTTTCAAGGAAACGCCCAATGATGTATTAAGGCGGAATTTTGGATTGCCGGCCCTGATGCCGGACGAAACGGAAAAAAAACGTGAAGAACCGGGACTTGCAGTGCGGGGGACCGTTATTCCCAACGGAACCAAGCTCCGGGGGACATACAAGGGAATCCAGTATTATGCCGAGGTGAACGAGGGACAGATAATTTTTAATGGTAAAAAATTTAAATCGCCTTCGGCTGCCGTGATGGATATTACTCATGTGAACACCAACGGTTGGGTATTTTGGGAATATTACGATGCCGTAAACAGCGAATGGCAAATTTTAAAAACCCTTCGTGAAAAAGCACAAGACCCTATGTGA
- a CDS encoding Rrf2 family transcriptional regulator: protein MKLTTQEVYGLRCILRIARSGKENGITIHEISEKEGISEAYTAKILRILRLKHLVLSERGKHGGYVLADVPKNIPVSRIVDALGGKLYEADFCYKYHPDRNKLCESVEYCSLRHLWFSVQKAVDQVLNGITLQDILDQNVGMGRL from the coding sequence ATGAAGCTCACCACTCAGGAAGTGTACGGACTTCGTTGTATTCTGCGCATAGCGCGATCCGGCAAAGAAAATGGTATCACAATCCATGAAATCAGTGAAAAAGAGGGGATTTCCGAAGCTTATACGGCCAAAATCCTCCGGATTTTACGATTGAAGCATCTGGTTCTGAGTGAACGGGGGAAACATGGGGGATATGTCCTTGCCGATGTGCCGAAAAATATCCCTGTCAGCCGGATTGTGGATGCCCTTGGAGGAAAATTATACGAAGCCGATTTTTGCTATAAATATCATCCGGACAGGAATAAACTTTGTGAATCCGTCGAATATTGTTCTCTCCGGCATCTCTGGTTTTCCGTTCAAAAAGCCGTGGATCAAGTCCTTAACGGAATAACCCTTCAGGATATACTGGATCAGAATGTGGGTATGGGACGACTTTAG